The Lentimicrobium sp. L6 nucleotide sequence GATATATTGGCCCATACTGTGTAAATCGGTAGTGTTACTCACTCCAGCTGGGAAGATTCCTTTGTTCTCTTTTCCTTCACTTTCGCCATATAATTGCTTCCACCACTCTGTCATATAATAAAGAGTAGGTTGGTAGTTCACCATGATTTCGGTGGTTTTTCCACTATTATAAAGTGCATTACGAGTGGCAGCATATAAGGCAACAGGATTGGTTTCTATGGCAGTGTTCTTCTCGTTGAACTCTTGCATCTCAACTGCTCCTTTAACTAGGGCGTGAATATCGAAGCCAGCAACAGCAATAGGTAATAATCCAACAGGAGTTAAAACAGAATATCTTCCTCCAACATCATCTGGCACCACATAGGTTTTATAACCTTCTTTATCAGCAAGGGTTTTTAAAGCACCTCTAGATTTATCTGTGATGGCGATAATTCTATCGGCGGCCTCTTCTTTACCATATTTAGTTTCAAGATGGTTTTTGATAATTCTAAAAGCCAATGCGGGTTCAGTGGTAGTTCCAGATTTGCTGATTACAGTCACTGCATAATCAAGTCCGTCCAAAGCTTCCATCAGGTCCACCATATAATCTTCGCTAATGTTTTGTCCAGCGTAGATTACTTGTGGTCTGTCAGATTTCACAAAACCTTTAAACTGATGTTGCAAAGCTTCAATAACAGCTCTAGCACCTAAATAACTTCCTCCAATTCCGATAACCACAAATACTTTTGCTTTTGCAGCCATTTTATCGGCATCGGCTTTAATCTCGTCTAAAAACTCAGTGCTAATAGAGGAAGGTAAATCTACCCAGCCCAAGAAATCATCACCTTTTCCTGTTTTATTTAAAAGGTTTTGGTGATTTTTGTTGATCACATCTTGAAAGGCATTGATGTCTTCTTTCTTTACAAAGTCTAATGCTCTGCTAATATCTAAGTTGATGTTTATCATGTTTTTATAAATTTTAATATCTAAATATGGTTGTTTGCAAATATCATAAATTTAGGAATACAAAAAAGAACCCTATTTAAAAAGTCATTGATTCTTAAAGAAAACGAGCATCCGAAAAGAATCAATGACTTTCAAAAAATTTTAAAAGAGACTATTTATTGATGACTATCTTATGTTGTACTGTATTTTTCTCATTTTTCAGCTCT carries:
- a CDS encoding glucose-6-phosphate isomerase, producing MININLDISRALDFVKKEDINAFQDVINKNHQNLLNKTGKGDDFLGWVDLPSSISTEFLDEIKADADKMAAKAKVFVVIGIGGSYLGARAVIEALQHQFKGFVKSDRPQVIYAGQNISEDYMVDLMEALDGLDYAVTVISKSGTTTEPALAFRIIKNHLETKYGKEEAADRIIAITDKSRGALKTLADKEGYKTYVVPDDVGGRYSVLTPVGLLPIAVAGFDIHALVKGAVEMQEFNEKNTAIETNPVALYAATRNALYNSGKTTEIMVNYQPTLYYMTEWWKQLYGESEGKENKGIFPAGVSNTTDLHSMGQYIQEGIRNLFETVISVEKSKRKLEIPLDAADLDGLNYLKGKTITEVNYNAELGTAIAHVDGGVPNLRISIPELNEENIGQLIYFYEFACGLSGYILDVNPFDQPGVEAYKKNMFALLGKPGFEEATKAIKARL